The segment CATTCAGTGCTCAGCAGAGATGTATAGTAACAAAGTAGAACTACTttgctactgtacttaagtactaaaatgctgtatctgtactttactggagtattatttttacattttatttttaaaatagtaCTTAATTTAACATTTTTTGCATTTTACAAAAATGCAAAGTCAGCTATCCACTTACTTGCTTCTGGCATTGGGTATGGGACgtgttttttctgtgttgaTGGAGTCTGCTGTACAGAGCATGTTGCTTCTGTAGACTGCTGAACAAAAGGTGATTTTGAtcttctttgttcttttttctgAGACTGGCCTCCATGGCAAGATGATCTAGTCTCCATTTCTGAGGTGGGCTCCTGAATTTGCAGAGGAGCTAATAGAATCATAGAGGAAATTTAATAACAGACAAATACTTTTTCATTTTAGGACTCATTTATGGATAACTTATTTCTCTAACACAAAATACCATTGCAGGTAAATAAAAGtcaattttctttttccttgTAGTAAGAGCAATACTCATTCTCCAAAATGAAGTATATGCTGTACTCTGAGCAGCAACCCAATGCTCTTTTGCTTACTGGTCATTAATTTCAGTATTTACCCACtaaatgcaaacacacagctCTGAGGGGAACTACTGTGTAGTGACAGTAACAAAACTGTTACACATATTAGCAAACTGAGGCTAGAATCAAACACTGAATCTCAAATTaatgtgttgttgtgtttgtgCATCTCACTTGCATATACAACTCTATGTATATGAACCCAGATAATCACTTTAAGACCAAATATTTCTAAAATTCAATTTAAGATACAGACCTGAAGAATCCCTTGATCTAAGGTGAGGTGAGGAAGAAGGAGAACCCTGTTCACTTGAAGTCTGTTTCCTCCTAATGGGTGTAAATGGAGAGCCAGAacttgatgatgatgacgacgagTTTGCCTTTTTGGAGTATAGTGTAGATTTTCTCTCTTGAAGAGGTTCCAGTTTCCTTGGAGGAGCAGGAAGTTCTAGCTCTGTTAACAAAAAATCTTATTTCTCAATTGATGTATtgtcaaacaaaaacaaaggcaataTGTATGTAATTGTAACTgtcacattttttgttgttttcatttaTATGCTCTTATGACACCTAAAAATAACTAACCTTTATTACTCTTGGGATGTTGACCATTTCCTTGATAAACATCATCAAATTCTACCTCACTGTCAGAAGCATCATCTAATTCAATAGACAAATTACGGAAAAGATTATATGCAATTTATGAAGGAAATACCACTGCTCACAACGCAAAAAAATGTaagatgtcaaataaataaggCAAAGTTAAAGATCAGGAAGATAACTACTAGAAATTGATAGATACCGTTGTAGAGGATGACAGATAAGACAGCGAGAGATACATGTATGCATAGATGGATGCAAAAAAAACCTACCTGTCAAACAATCCTCAAACGTCTTAGTTTTTCTTCTTCGCTTTGCTTCAGGACTTTCTTCAACTTCTGCACTACTCGTGAAGTCACAATTGTCACATTCGTTGAAGTCATCTATAAgtcacaaataaaaacaaacagcaaaGCAACAAGTCTGTTAATGCATAACACTGATATGGCAGGTGTATCTTGTGACAAAGCATGTAACAGGCATAAACAGGGGCTGAAATTATTTTTTCCCTGTCATGAATGCCCTCCTGTCCCGCCTCCATTCCAGGTTTTCCCTTCGTGTCTCCCTGTTCCCTAATCCTGTCCATGTTTTGTTTCTAGTCTCTCTTGTTTTCGTTAgccatgtgcctgtgtgtttttttttttttttttacagttcacACCACTCGTTGTTTCAGATTTTTTTGTAACTACCACATCATTTAAGGTGGGCTGTAGAGGCAAATCTTGTAACTCTGACTAAAGAATGTTATTTTTTGTAAAACTTAGGCCCTGTTAACATGTAACTGTACCTACCAGATCTCATCTTCTCTTTTAGAAGGGGAAACTTTCTCCAACCATCAGATGGTTTGCGACGGTCATTCCGATACCTTGTTGCATTTGCAGCATTTGGCCAGTACAgtaacatgttttgtgtgtctaCCCAGCTGTCTGGCACTGTTCCTTCTTCTTGCCTTTTCTTCTCTTGCCACACTGCCCTAACCCAAGCCATCCTGAAACACCACAAACTGGcataaattaaaacatgcatttaaaaacagaaataaatgtaTAGATAACTCAAAGCAAACATCCTTTGTTGCTAAGAAAATAATACTGCCATTACAGTTTCTCAAAAACAGGCTAATCTATGTCACTTCccataaaacaaaaatataaacaactttttacataaaaaataTCTAGGGATATATCAAACTACCCAGCACCCAAAAGTCTGTGGGAGCACAGTGGATGCACTGGcaaaaaaaagaagttacaaaACATGGCATCATCACAATTTCACCTCTGTGTACGCATTATATCTGATGAAAATGCCCAGTTAAGTCAATTGTGGCCATGCAATTCATGGAGGACACTTAAACTGACCAGTGATACTGATATGCAGAAGTGCCAACATCCGTTCAACAGACGATGCTGAGAAACTAAAGTGAGCACAGTGTTGTTTTCACGTATTTACAGCACAATTCGGCAGTCTAAATACCGCCTATTCTTTTTTTCCCCACCTATTTTGTGTCGTGCCACTACATTTTTGGCTATGGCCCTAAAAACCATAAGTGGTATGTATAGTTCCAGATAAAGACACCAATGCAGAGCCTTGGGGAAACCAAACACTTATGTTGTTAATCACAGGGGaagtaatatatattttacgaTTAAGTTGTTGAATGACAAATAGGTACATGAACCAAAAATGCATTTTAGATTGTAGTAGTATTATTACTACAAATGAATCAGTAAATACCCTTTTATTCTTTTCTCTCCATGCTGTGCAGTAAAGGCATAAGCACGTATCCTGTTTGATAGGGAAGACAAGCCACTTTACGGTTCATTTCTTCAACCTTAAGAAGCCTGCGATGTTTCTGTACTCTCTCCAAGTTTCTGACGAACACAACATTAATAAGCTTGGAGTCACAAGGTACAGTAAAAAAGCTTTCCAGGCTCTTTTGTGAAATGATCTCGCATAACAAGCTGCCATCATCACGTTTTTCTTTTACAAATGCGAAGTCTTCATTGTGTAAGAGGAAACATCCATTTCTCTTTTTTACTGAAACAAAATGCCAACTTTTGTTTGTCATCTTCTGTGTGTGGCTTTCTGCCCTCTCGAGTTCAAAAAGTCTCTTTGCAACTTGACTGATGGGATTCTTGGCATTTCTTACTAATTTCTTCAGACTGTGTAGATAATTTTCAAAAGGAAATGCAGATATGTCATTGAGAGAACACTGGAAATGTCTAGTGTCATCTGACAGATGTTTCAAGTTATGAACATTATACACCAAAAATGATGTTGTGTATATATGCTTGCAGTTGTCTACAAAATAGTTTAATAGCTGTTGAGCATAGTCCATGTAAGCAGCACGCTTCCTCTCACAGGAGTCCAGAAGAATCGATACAGCTACTGTTAGGCACAAAAAATGCTCATATACATTGCTGTGCAACACCTTTTTCAAAACTACAGGTCCAGTATAGAGAAGGAATTGCCTAAACTCTGTAGCTTTCCATCGATCTAGTTCTGTTAGTGGTCTGGGTTGCCGAGCAAATTCAATTGGCAGCTTTCCAGATAGAGACACAAGAAGAGTTGAAATCTCACCTACTTGTCTAACTGACAGTCTACATTCAGGTGGTCCTTGTTTTAAAAAGCACAGCAGTCTTTTCACAACCCCAAGACATACTAAATGCATATAGTCCAGAGGAAAATCTCTGACACACCTAATTCCTACATTAAGTAAAGGGGTCACTCCAACCTGATGATCAACATAAAGTCTTTTAGAGAAATCTCTATCAGTTCTTAATGGGTATTCTCCCAAGAACACAACTCTTTTGTTATTATACTCTCCCTTAATTGTACATCTTTCACAGCAATGGTAGCCAGTGTGTCCTTTTACACATTTTAAGTATGCTCGAGCAGGAGCATCACACACAAAAGCTTTGATCCGCACATGGATTATTTTGCTATCTACTGTGATTTGCTTTCTCTGCAGTTCTGCATATTCCGCTAAGAAGTCTTCAAGAAAATCATCAACAGAGCTAGGTTTTGATCTGCCATAAAAAACTGCCACTACAAATGGTTCAAAATCACCAAAACAACAGAGGATTGGCCATAACTGGGCATTGGATGATTTGAAAAGAGGAACTCCATCAATGTTCACCAATAGATCCACAAAGTTTGAACGTTTCAAAAATGATTTGTTCTGGGAAAGAATTTTTACAACAGAGCATTCAATCCCCAAGTAAACATACTGTCCACCACATTTGTCCTCAGTCTGGATTCGGCGGGGTGTTTTCAATAATGTCCTAGAATCCTTTGGTACTTCTAAACCTTCATCCCTCAAAATACCCAGCAGTTCATCAATTTGGCTTCTTCCACATGTACTTCTTGTAGCCCAAGAAGCAAGCTTTTCCTGAAAGGTTACCTCATCTTCTTTGGCAGATTGAGTGTGTTCTTCAGAATCAGTTGACACATTTGCTCTATATCCAAAATCTGAATCTGCATCACCAGGTTCAACCGTTTCATTTGAGGTACCGTTTCCCTCTGGTGTTAAAACTTCATTTTCTACATCACACTGATTGAAATCTACATTTTCAGGGCAATCATCTTCACTGCTACATTCCAGGGCAATTGCTGCAGCTTCTGATCGAATTTTTCGCCAGCGCCTCAGATAAGACATGCCATTTTCTACAAAAATGACAAATCCAGTAGTTAGGTCTACAATAAAACTAGTTTCAGAATTCAAGTGTTAATTTAACCAACAAACCCATAAAATGTAAACAGGTTAATTTATTTTATGAGAATATTTACCCTTAACTACCAGTAACAGCATTTGAAAGTCCATATCTATTCAAAGACATAAGACATAAGGCTGCTGCAATTTGGCGACATAATCAATTACGTTGACAGCAATAAGTAGTGtttattaatacttttactttacTCAAATAAACCAACACCAATCCGTTTTTAACAGCTTTCATAAGGATTAAGTACATTTTGTATTACAAGaaatagaaaaacaaaaacctgTAGTACAATGGACATACTGTACAAAGAAAATCAAATCCATTGAACACGCCATTTGCAATACGCCCGGCGCAAAGTTGAGAGGCACTCTGATAAAAACTACGCTTCATACATTTTGGCGGGAAATGAGCTCTACGGCCTGACGCTGTTGGGAAAAATGGTTGCTGCCCTGGCTGTACAGAGACTCGGTCAATGCAAAACGCGCGAAAGTATTTGAACTTACCCACCGCCAAGTTAACAACTTAAAGCTACCCACAGCATCACTCAATACTAACAAATTTGAATGAACTTTATAGCACAATTCacactttttcttttctttcattttaactACCACATCCCACCTTCCATAACGCAATTTACACCATTCACGGAGGCTTCTGTTATTTTGTCTTGAGCAATATGAGAACTCTGGCAAAAGCCACAGTGAATTTATTCCTATTGTTGATTTTACAAACTACACCCGACCAAATTTTACATTATTCTTATGCAAGCCTTGCAATACCATGAAGTCAAACTTTAGCTAGCTAATATATTCACTAATAGCTATAGCTATTTTAGGCTATGAATGGCGCCAGTTAACCAAAAAGCAACTGCTGAGAACTAAAGTATCACATAAAACGCGAGCTCAACAGCCATGTcccataaaataaaaaaccaaTACCAAAATGAATTTATATATTTTCCTCACCTTCGTTCACCTTCACCGTCCACAAACTCAGAACTCGCTACCGTGAACTGTGCGTGAAGTCCGACAGGTGCACCTTAGTCCTGTATCTTTCCGCCGCATCACTTCAGAGTGGAGGGACTAGTTCTGTTGCCTGACAACTGACATTGCtttcaaatgttttaaattagATGTCAAACGTCCAAGTCaagtataataatattatatcaATCTTATATCATTTATAATCTTATACATACTCATATTAATATCAGTATTTGATAATGTTAAAATGTCACGTCTAGCAGAAGTTATGATTCCGACGTTTACCAGACGTTGGGTTTTGGTTAACATAACCCACAACTAATTGTTTGTATTTAACATAAATTTGACATAAGAATGCAATGTTTGAGTGACGTTGGATTTTGGTTACGTATCATTAcgacacaaaaacaacaaaataccaGCGTCTAATGATGTTAGAATGTAACGTCGAGTAGACGTTAAGATTCCGACGTTTACCAGACGCTGGGTTTTGGTTAACATAACCCACAACTAATTGTTGGTATTTTACGTCAATTTCACATCAGGATATGATGTTTGGAAGACGCGGGATTTAGGTTAGATAACATCATGACTTAAAACCAACAAAATATCAGCATCATATGTCGTCACAATTCTACGTCAAATTGACGTTAATATTAGACGTTATCCTGACGTTAATTTTTTGTCATCCGACGTCATGACCAACAGTCAACCAAAAATCAACGTCTGGTGACGTTGGTGGCCAGCTGggtatattcagagttgactgtttcgatgcccatgttaaaagtgaatgactgttgagttcaagtgtaataacaagattatcactgatggtatgagacaaaagatataatagatattctttcaagaaacatcctaataaaaattataaaaccacaaaggcttgtcaaatggctcatgtcttctaaagtaaaagagactcatttcaaaataataaataagatatatcctgtagccatgtttcttgaaagaagagttaaacttgatgtggattaatggaccttttttaagtcagaagatgaatcccaggagcatatgtttttccatctcaatatttacaaagtttttgcatggacactagaaactggattaatctcaaacttctttcttttgataacattatacttcagttcgaatttctctgattccataaattcactaccataagtggagtggttaaaaggctgttctctttatgaatgaatattattctttattaagtagatttaaaaactaccggtatgctagaatcatctcacgccagatttctctagaaatctatagttctaatctcattatatggctttgctcctctgttttatgtatgtactgtatgtgtatatgcatatgtgtattattgttattattattattatttgtctactgtcaacgtgtcattattttgccagcacaagttcatttaaaattacattgattctacagggcctatgctgacttttacttggcaaagtttggtcattctcctgtagagaaatttgtttgtttgttcagcaccgaaagcaagtgtttcctgtaggtagttgttgatccttcaacaactatagccattttacgtgaatgtcgtcatctcagatgtgcattgctaaattgccagtcatgcacagaaaatttcaggatgcatggcttgaaa is part of the Brachyhypopomus gauderio isolate BG-103 unplaced genomic scaffold, BGAUD_0.2 sc320, whole genome shotgun sequence genome and harbors:
- the LOC143504706 gene encoding uncharacterized protein LOC143504706, with product MAWVRAVWQEKKRQEEGTVPDSWVDTQNMLLYWPNAANATRYRNDRRKPSDGWRKFPLLKEKMRSDDFNECDNCDFTSSAEVEESPEAKRRRKTKTFEDCLTDDASDSEVEFDDVYQGNGQHPKSNKELELPAPPRKLEPLQERKSTLYSKKANSSSSSSSSGSPFTPIRRKQTSSEQGSPSSSPHLRSRDSSAPLQIQEPTSEMETRSSCHGGQSQKKEQRRSKSPFVQQSTEATCSVQQTPSTQKKHVPYPMPEAKFQRKVMELLVDIREEVRNLKTQSGVAQRCEDSKIPAQASTLEALNLLEKSLESLEEKQKLINGLSKVGGVHLKDNVKRVMEKLMTNEVMANFNMKGGKGKHAFTKLRLFTVVTESVQRTTDATEANIAAAVSFCLKYAPDRVGGGGRKKKT